The Humulus lupulus chromosome 3, drHumLupu1.1, whole genome shotgun sequence genome window below encodes:
- the LOC133824707 gene encoding uncharacterized protein LOC133824707, producing the protein MQTVCERCGVSHPFEHCMAAEVNNSIHMEQVNMLGSYNRQANNPFSNTYNPGWRTHPIFSWRNNQGPQQQSQQPMSQAPSQEMSQPPVSQEKANELQAALLTLTNTQTQFMTENRASTRNLDSQIGQLASMLDNWPQGTLPSNTVVNPKEQCNAISLRSGNELEELVKKSILLPKVADDKKNKVEEKVNENLEKKQSPVKALEQMPSYVKFMKEILLKKRKLEDYETVALTEECSAVLQKKLHPKLKDPARPTTVSLQMVDLSVKHPHGVIEDVLVKVDKVIFPADFIILDMVEDENIMIILGRPFLAIGRALIDVQKGEVKLVDVVNNEGDKLQITKKKLMVEGGMRKNHHRVKRIISEKA; encoded by the exons ATGCAGACGGTGTGTGAAAGGTGTGGAGTTTCCCATCCTTTTGAGCATTGTATGGCAGCAGAGGTGAATAATTCTATCCATATGGAGCAAGTGAATATGCTCGGAAGTTATAATAGGCAAGCCAACAACCCTTTTTCAAACACTTACAACCCAGGGTGGAGGACTCACCCTATTTTTTCATGGAGaaataatcaaggccctcaacAACAATCTCAGCAGCCCATGTCTCAAGCTCCATCTCAAGAAATGTCACAACCACCGGTTTCTCAAGAGAAGGCTAATGAATTACAAGCTGCATTGTTAACCTTAACCAACACTCAGACTCAGTTTATGACTGAAAATAGAGCATCCACCAGAAATCTAGATAGTCAAATTGGTCAATTGGCAAGTATGTTGGATAACTGGCCCCAAGGGACTTTGCCTAGTAATACTGTAGTAAACCCAAAGGAGCAATgcaatgcaatatccttgaggagtggTAATGAGTTAGAAGAGCTAGTCAAGAAGTCTATTCTGTTACCAAAAGTGGCTGATGATAAGAAGAATAAGGTGGAAGAAAAGGTTAATGAGAACCTTGAGAAGAAGCAGTCACCTGTGA AAGCCTTAGAACAAATGCCGAGTTatgtgaagttcatgaaggaaATCTTGTTGAAGAAAAGGAAATTAGAGGACtatgagacagtggcacttactgaggagtgtaGTGCAGTACTTCAAAAGAAACTAcatcccaagcttaaagatccgg cTCGACCTACTACTGTGTCCTTACAAATGGTGGATCTTTCAGTTAAACATCCTCAtggagtgattgaggatgtaCTAGTAAAGGTGGATAAGGTCATCTTCCCTGcagattttattattcttgatatggtGGAGGATGAAAATATTATGATTATTCTTGGAAGGCCATTTTTAGCTATTGGTAGAGCACTAATTGATGTTCAAAAGGGGGAGGTGAAGCT agttgatgtggtAAATAACGAGGGTGATAAGTTACAAATCACTAAGAAGAAATTAATGGTTGAAGGAGGAATGCGAAAAAATCATCATAGAGTGAAAAGGATCATTAGTGAGAAAGCTTGA